A genomic region of Nymphaea colorata isolate Beijing-Zhang1983 chromosome 2, ASM883128v2, whole genome shotgun sequence contains the following coding sequences:
- the LOC116248151 gene encoding pectate lyase-like, protein MANPAFLLFSLVISLFLVSCISSRTPSQRRADQIVKDEEKIVNGSRRGLQYLSCRTGNPIDDCWRCDPNWASNRQRLADCAIGFGKNAIGGGNGRIYIVDDNGDDDPVNPKPGTLRYGVIQTEPLWIIFARDMVIQLQQQLVMNSHKTIDGRGASVHIANGPCITIHDVSNIIIHGIHIHDCKPSPPGTIRDSPQHAGRWIESDGDGISIFASRDIWVDHCSLSNCHDGLIDAIHDSTDITISNNYMTHHDKVMLLGHSDAYLPDKAMRVTVAFNHFGEGLVQRMPRCRHGFFHIVNNDYTHWEMYAIGGSADPTIISQGNRFLAPNTRFDKEVTKRENAPESEWTHWNWVSEGDLMLNGAYFLPSGSGAGAATSYARADSLSARPASFVPYVTASAGTLTCRKGSQC, encoded by the exons GATCGTCAATGGCTCAAGGAGGGGGCTGCAGTACCTTTCATGCCGGACCGGCAACCCGATCGACGATTGCTGGCGGTGCGACCCGAATTGGGCATCAAACCGGCAGCGGCTCGCCGACTGCGCGATCGGGTTCGGCAAGAATGCAATTGGAGGAGGGAATGGAAGGATTTATATTGTGGACGACAATGGGGACGACGACCCAGTGAACCCCAAGCCCGGCACACTTAGGTATGGGGTGATCCAAACCGAGCCCTTGTGGATCATCTTTGCCCGGGACATGGTGATACAGCTCCAGCAGCAACTGGTCATGAACTCACACAAGACCATAGACGGCCGCGGTGCAAGCGTTCACATAGCCAATGGCCCATGCATCACCATCCATGATGTCAGCAACATCATCATACATGGCATCCACATCCATGATTGCAAGCCATCACCTCCAGGCACCATAAGGGACTCTCCTCAGCACGCTGGTCGCTGGATCGAATCGGACGGCGATGGCATCTCCATATTTGCATCTAGGGACATCTGGGTCGACCATTGCTCCCTCTCCAACTGCCATGATGGGCTCATTGATGCCATTCATGATTCCACGGACATCACCATTTCCAACAACTACATGACCCATCATGATAAGGTCATGCTCTTGGGCCATAGCGACGCTTACCTGCCGGATAAAGCCATGAGAGTTACTGTAGCCTTTAATCACTTTGGAGAGGGCCTTGTCCAAAGGATGCCTAG GTGCAGACATGGATTTTTCCATATTGTGAACAATGACTACACTCACTGGGAAATGTACGCCATTGGTGGGAGTGCGGACCCTACGATCATCAGCCAGGGCAACAGATTTCTTGCACCCAATACTCGATTCGATAAAGAG GTAACGAAGCGGGAGAACGCACCTGAGAGCGAATGGACGCACTGGAACTGGGTCTCGGAGGGCGATCTCATGCTGAACGGAGCCTACTTCCTTCCGTCGGGCTCAGGCGCAGGGGCGGCTACCAGCTACGCGAGGGCTGACAGCCTCAGCGCCAGGCCGGCCTCCTTCGTCCCCTACGTCACCGCCTCCGCCGGAACCCTCACCTGCAGGAAGGGAAGCCAATGCTAG